From the genome of Geminocystis herdmanii PCC 6308, one region includes:
- the rsmI gene encoding 16S rRNA (cytidine(1402)-2'-O)-methyltransferase, producing the protein MTGILYLVATPIGNLKDITFRAIEILQNVDLIAAEDTRHTGKLLHHYQIKTPSISYHQHNHQQRVKELLDKLSQGLNIALVTDAGTPAISDPGYHLVLACIETEINIISIPGAMAGINGLIASGLTTERFCFEGFLPTKKKLRDSLLQSLQQEKRTMIFYEAPHRLQKTLADFAQFFGETRHLALARELTKIHEDIWRGTIKSSIELYQHKEPKGEYTIILDGNHQLEQINLSENDLIAEMTKLTQQGMSKSEASQHLAQYTTLSRREIYKLMNN; encoded by the coding sequence GTGACAGGAATACTTTATTTAGTAGCGACTCCCATCGGCAATTTAAAAGATATTACTTTTCGTGCGATCGAAATCCTACAAAATGTGGACTTAATCGCCGCCGAAGATACCCGACACACGGGCAAATTATTACACCATTATCAAATCAAAACCCCTAGTATTAGCTATCATCAGCATAACCATCAACAACGGGTTAAGGAATTATTAGATAAGCTATCTCAAGGATTAAATATCGCCTTAGTCACCGATGCAGGTACTCCGGCTATTTCCGATCCAGGGTATCATTTAGTGTTAGCCTGTATAGAAACTGAGATCAATATTATCTCCATTCCGGGCGCGATGGCAGGAATAAATGGTTTAATTGCCTCTGGTTTAACTACGGAAAGATTTTGTTTTGAGGGTTTTTTGCCCACCAAAAAGAAGTTACGGGATAGTCTTCTCCAAAGTTTACAACAGGAAAAGCGCACTATGATTTTTTATGAAGCGCCCCATCGTCTCCAAAAAACTCTTGCAGATTTCGCACAATTTTTCGGTGAAACTCGTCATCTTGCTTTAGCTAGAGAATTAACTAAAATTCATGAAGACATTTGGCGTGGTACTATTAAAAGTTCGATCGAACTCTATCAACACAAAGAACCAAAGGGAGAATATACTATTATCCTAGACGGAAATCATCAATTAGAGCAAATCAATTTATCCGAAAACGATCTTATCGCTGAAATGACAAAATTAACACAGCAAGGCATGAGTAAAAGTGAAGCCAGTCAACATCTAGCCCAATATACAACTCTTTCTCGCCGAGAAATCTATAAACTAATGAATAATTAA
- a CDS encoding RES family NAD+ phosphorylase, whose translation MVVIASPPPKNKPNPLFYDLQVNTELVRIFDPTTKYKTQALTFRYFGALHRFDHHPSGKKPQLDSERGIYYTAFTLSSCIVEYFGDSGVMDIQQQCVSIVQSTRSLLLLDIRGSGAMRAGSVSALAKTADRELSQKWSRYFYENEEIYGKIDGIIYFNAHNDEEAIALYERAENDLSCNQDQIIRLDDIRLRSHIQRIALDNNLIFIP comes from the coding sequence TTGGTAGTTATTGCTTCCCCACCGCCCAAAAACAAGCCAAATCCTCTTTTTTACGATTTACAAGTTAATACAGAATTAGTGAGAATTTTTGATCCCACCACTAAATATAAGACTCAAGCTCTTACGTTTCGTTATTTTGGAGCATTACATCGCTTTGATCATCATCCCAGTGGCAAAAAGCCTCAATTAGATTCTGAAAGGGGAATTTACTACACTGCTTTTACTTTATCAAGTTGCATTGTCGAATATTTTGGTGATAGTGGTGTAATGGATATTCAACAACAATGTGTTTCGATCGTACAGTCAACTCGTTCTCTATTATTATTGGATATTAGAGGTAGTGGTGCTATGAGAGCAGGTTCGGTGTCAGCGTTAGCAAAAACCGCCGATAGAGAGCTTTCTCAAAAATGGTCAAGATATTTCTATGAAAATGAGGAAATTTATGGAAAAATAGACGGAATTATCTACTTTAATGCCCATAACGACGAGGAAGCGATCGCACTTTACGAAAGAGCAGAAAATGATTTAAGTTGTAATCAGGATCAAATTATCAGACTAGATGATATTAGATTACGTTCTCATATTCAACGGATAGCACTAGATAATAATTTGATTTTTATTCCTTAA
- a CDS encoding DNA-binding protein codes for MIATIEKEASEYAHLLEILATDEQNILVSSIAKIKTSIELRSTSKTHKDKIVSTTKNDRTIEKLTNGESYTSAEKIELELETLQRYFERRRELLSNSFTAPQVAKLLGTSRQTPHDRIKNKSLLAVRDNGVWKFPLWQFDAEEADGVIDGLPEILKNLSINSEFAKLNWFMHPLPVLDGLTPVEALKQGLKTRVIVEAMGGGA; via the coding sequence ATGATTGCAACCATTGAAAAAGAAGCATCAGAATATGCTCATTTACTAGAAATTTTAGCTACTGATGAACAGAATATTTTAGTGAGTAGCATAGCTAAAATAAAAACAAGTATAGAACTTCGATCGACATCAAAAACCCATAAAGATAAAATCGTAAGCACTACAAAAAACGATCGAACTATCGAAAAATTAACCAACGGTGAGAGTTATACTTCAGCAGAAAAAATAGAATTAGAACTGGAAACCTTACAACGATATTTTGAACGTCGTCGAGAATTATTATCTAATTCTTTTACCGCCCCTCAAGTAGCTAAATTACTAGGCACTTCAAGACAAACACCCCATGACAGGATAAAAAATAAAAGTTTATTGGCTGTGCGAGATAATGGAGTGTGGAAATTTCCTCTGTGGCAATTTGATGCGGAAGAGGCGGATGGTGTGATTGATGGTTTACCAGAAATACTCAAAAATTTATCGATTAATTCAGAATTTGCTAAACTTAACTGGTTTATGCACCCCTTACCTGTTTTAGATGGTTTAACTCCTGTGGAAGCCCTAAAACAAGGATTAAAAACCAGAGTAATTGTCGAAGCAATGGGGGGAGGTGCTTAA
- a CDS encoding FAD-dependent oxidoreductase — protein sequence MLNLVLVGGGHSHSIVLKLWSKKKVSGVKVTLISNVKNTPYSGMLPEYISGFYSYEDSHINLVKLAEVAGIELIIDEVINIDADKKIVSCQSGLKISFDVLSLDIGSRPEKSQIKGANLYGIPIKPIPLFLEKWHKIIDLADNKPHDKMILTIIGGGAGGVELALNIHHKLTKILSAENLTINLIHRGKRIISNHSLSMSKKLTKILEQNQVNIYLNEEVKSIDSQKITLFSGKNIDSDYNFLVTQACAPNWLKNSSIETDTQGFIMVKNTLQSVNYPYIFASGDIANIRDYPCPKAGVFAVKQGMPLYQNLCNFLTKKSLTLYYPQKNYLNIIGTGNKNAVASWGNICVQSPLIWYWKQYLDNNFMKQFPH from the coding sequence ATGCTTAATTTAGTGTTAGTGGGGGGTGGTCATAGTCATTCGATCGTGCTTAAATTATGGAGTAAAAAGAAGGTATCAGGAGTAAAAGTAACTTTAATTAGCAATGTCAAAAATACGCCTTATTCGGGAATGTTGCCTGAATATATTTCTGGATTTTATAGCTATGAAGACAGTCATATTAATTTAGTAAAATTAGCAGAAGTTGCAGGAATAGAATTAATAATTGATGAAGTTATTAATATTGATGCAGATAAGAAAATAGTTAGTTGTCAATCAGGTTTAAAAATAAGTTTTGATGTCTTATCTTTAGATATTGGTAGTCGCCCTGAAAAGAGTCAAATTAAAGGTGCTAATCTATATGGTATTCCCATTAAACCCATCCCTTTATTTCTGGAAAAATGGCATAAAATTATTGATTTAGCTGATAATAAGCCTCATGATAAAATGATTTTAACAATTATTGGAGGGGGTGCAGGAGGTGTAGAATTAGCCTTAAATATTCATCATAAATTAACTAAGATTTTATCAGCAGAAAATTTGACGATTAATTTAATTCATCGAGGGAAAAGAATTATCTCTAATCATAGTTTATCCATGAGTAAAAAGTTAACTAAAATTTTAGAACAAAATCAGGTTAATATTTATCTTAATGAGGAAGTTAAAAGTATTGATAGTCAAAAAATTACGCTATTTTCAGGGAAAAATATTGATTCAGATTATAATTTTTTAGTAACTCAAGCCTGCGCACCTAATTGGTTAAAAAATAGCTCGATCGAAACCGATACCCAAGGTTTTATAATGGTAAAAAATACCCTTCAAAGTGTCAATTATCCTTATATTTTTGCCTCTGGAGATATTGCTAATATAAGAGATTATCCTTGCCCAAAAGCAGGAGTTTTTGCGGTAAAACAAGGTATGCCTTTATATCAAAATTTATGTAATTTTTTAACTAAAAAATCTCTAACATTATATTATCCTCAAAAAAACTATTTAAACATTATTGGTACAGGAAATAAAAATGCTGTAGCAAGTTGGGGTAATATTTGCGTACAATCTCCATTGATATGGTATTGGAAACAATATCTTGACAATAATTTTATGAAACAATTTCCCCATTAA
- the urtE gene encoding urea ABC transporter ATP-binding subunit UrtE, producing the protein MLNLSSLNVYYGESHILRDVDLSINSGEMVCLIGRNGVGKTTLLKTIMGLLKSRTGEINFKDRVIDKVTTDQRAKLGIGYVPQGRDVIPRLTVKENLILGLEAIPKNVKVKKEIPTEIFELFPVLKTMLNRMGGDLSGGQQQQLAIARALMGKPKLLLLDEPTEGIQPSIILEIESAVKKIIKETGISVLLVEQHLHFVRQADRYYAMQKGGIVASGLTSQLSQRVIQEFLAV; encoded by the coding sequence ATGTTAAATCTATCTAGTTTGAATGTTTATTATGGTGAAAGTCACATTTTAAGAGATGTGGATTTAAGTATCAATAGTGGTGAAATGGTATGTTTAATTGGGCGAAATGGGGTAGGTAAAACTACCTTGTTAAAAACCATTATGGGGTTGTTAAAATCACGCACAGGTGAGATTAATTTTAAGGATAGAGTTATTGATAAAGTTACCACAGATCAACGTGCTAAATTAGGTATCGGTTATGTGCCTCAAGGTAGGGATGTTATTCCTCGTTTAACCGTGAAAGAAAACTTGATTTTAGGTTTAGAAGCTATCCCCAAAAATGTTAAGGTAAAAAAAGAAATTCCTACGGAAATTTTTGAGTTATTCCCTGTTTTAAAAACTATGTTAAACCGCATGGGAGGCGATTTAAGTGGTGGGCAACAACAACAATTAGCCATAGCAAGAGCATTAATGGGAAAACCTAAATTATTGCTTTTAGATGAGCCAACAGAGGGCATTCAACCTTCGATTATTTTAGAGATTGAATCAGCAGTAAAAAAGATTATTAAAGAAACTGGTATTTCTGTTCTTTTAGTCGAACAACATTTGCATTTTGTCCGTCAGGCTGATCGATATTATGCTATGCAAAAAGGCGGTATTGTTGCCTCTGGTTTAACCAGTCAATTAAGCCAAAGAGTTATTCAAGAATTTTTAGCTGTTTAA
- a CDS encoding NAD(P)H-dependent glycerol-3-phosphate dehydrogenase, producing the protein MTKITIIGGGAWGNTLGYLLTRSNQKYQLWSRHQQESLTTITQDADIIISAVSMKGVREVIQQLGETNLKPDTIIVTATKGLDLETTHTPSQIWQTAFPHNPIVVLSGPNLAKEIQRGLPAATVVSSNHHPSAELVQSVFASDIFRVYINDDPIGTELGGTLKNVMAIASGVCDGLELGTNAKAALLTRALPEMIRVGVKLGARIDTFFGLSGLGDLLATCDSPLSRNYQVGFALAKGKTIPEILTILEGTAEGINTTKVLVKLAHNQNISVPITYQIYLLLEEKITPQIAVKNLMARELKEEF; encoded by the coding sequence ATGACAAAAATCACTATTATCGGTGGAGGAGCATGGGGTAATACTCTTGGTTACTTACTCACTCGATCGAACCAAAAATATCAGTTATGGAGTCGTCATCAACAAGAATCTTTAACAACTATAACGCAGGATGCCGATATAATCATCTCCGCAGTATCAATGAAAGGAGTTAGGGAAGTTATTCAACAGTTAGGGGAGACTAATCTTAAACCTGATACAATTATCGTTACTGCTACTAAAGGATTGGATTTAGAAACCACCCATACCCCCTCTCAAATTTGGCAAACCGCTTTTCCCCATAACCCCATCGTAGTATTATCAGGACCTAATTTAGCAAAAGAAATTCAACGAGGTTTACCCGCCGCCACCGTAGTATCAAGTAATCATCACCCATCGGCGGAATTAGTGCAGAGTGTTTTCGCATCCGATATTTTTCGAGTATATATCAATGATGATCCCATTGGTACAGAATTAGGAGGTACACTAAAAAACGTCATGGCGATCGCATCTGGGGTATGTGATGGTTTAGAATTAGGTACAAATGCCAAAGCCGCCTTACTAACAAGGGCATTACCTGAGATGATCAGAGTAGGAGTGAAACTAGGCGCACGCATAGACACATTTTTTGGGTTATCAGGATTAGGAGACTTATTAGCTACCTGCGATAGCCCATTATCTCGTAATTATCAAGTGGGTTTCGCTTTAGCAAAAGGCAAAACTATCCCCGAAATTTTAACTATCTTAGAAGGTACAGCAGAGGGAATAAATACCACCAAAGTTTTAGTAAAATTAGCCCACAATCAAAATATTTCTGTCCCCATAACCTACCAAATATATTTATTATTAGAAGAAAAAATTACCCCTCAAATTGCCGTAAAAAATCTAATGGCTAGAGAATTAAAAGAGGAGTTTTAG
- a CDS encoding DNA double-strand break repair nuclease NurA — protein MLDLAKLARQMPNMGQQMQKEALASVERLKLAQSLLIDTEKNLDTLIKTQEEWLDRLIFTPATPLEPITTCIDIESAPVSHSVFSADGSQIAPSHHEIAYCYLINIGRIMLHYGQNFHPLLDTLPEIYYKNEDLYASRKWGIRTEEWMSYKRTVAEAEVLAEMACTWVNPPGAHFNIPNLAMTDGSLIYWFLDTLPIEAREQVLNPILQSWEQLRATNIPIVGYVSASRSMDAINFLRFLTCPYDTPNCVVNCSDVIDKTPCQKVEPLRDATLWGSILKPRQRSAIFRSNSRILDIYWEKQRTHFCYLHVGTEVARVEFPEWVAENSTLLNQALSLTLTQVDKGFGYPVALAEAHNLAVVKGIDRSRFFALLEEQMIKAGLRNVGTSYKEARKRGSIA, from the coding sequence ATGCTTGATTTAGCAAAATTAGCCCGACAAATGCCTAATATGGGGCAACAAATGCAAAAAGAGGCTTTAGCTAGTGTCGAAAGATTAAAATTAGCTCAATCTTTACTCATTGACACCGAAAAAAATCTGGATACCCTCATTAAAACTCAAGAAGAATGGCTCGATCGACTCATTTTTACTCCAGCCACTCCCCTTGAGCCGATTACTACTTGTATTGACATCGAATCTGCTCCCGTAAGTCATAGTGTATTTTCTGCCGATGGCTCACAAATTGCCCCTTCTCATCATGAAATTGCCTACTGTTATCTAATTAATATCGGGCGAATCATGTTGCACTATGGACAAAATTTTCATCCCCTTCTCGATACCCTTCCCGAAATTTACTATAAAAACGAAGACTTATACGCCTCCAGAAAATGGGGTATTCGCACGGAAGAATGGATGAGTTATAAACGCACTGTTGCGGAAGCGGAAGTATTAGCAGAAATGGCTTGTACATGGGTTAATCCCCCAGGGGCGCATTTTAATATCCCAAATTTAGCCATGACTGATGGTTCTCTAATATACTGGTTTTTGGATACTTTACCCATAGAAGCACGAGAGCAAGTTTTAAACCCTATTCTACAGTCTTGGGAACAATTACGGGCAACGAATATTCCCATTGTGGGTTATGTCAGCGCTTCTCGCAGTATGGATGCTATCAACTTTTTACGTTTTCTGACTTGTCCTTATGATACTCCAAATTGTGTCGTTAACTGTAGTGATGTGATTGATAAAACTCCCTGTCAAAAAGTTGAGCCTTTGCGGGATGCTACTTTATGGGGAAGTATTTTAAAACCCCGTCAAAGAAGTGCTATTTTTCGCAGTAATTCCCGTATTTTAGATATATATTGGGAAAAACAACGAACTCATTTTTGTTATCTCCATGTGGGAACTGAAGTTGCAAGAGTAGAATTTCCTGAGTGGGTAGCGGAAAATTCCACCTTGTTAAATCAGGCTTTAAGTCTTACCCTTACCCAAGTTGATAAGGGTTTTGGTTATCCCGTTGCCTTAGCGGAAGCCCATAACTTAGCTGTAGTTAAAGGGATCGATCGAAGTCGTTTCTTTGCATTATTAGAAGAACAAATGATTAAAGCTGGATTAAGAAATGTTGGCACATCCTATAAAGAAGCTCGAAAACGAGGTAGTATTGCTTAA
- the pntB gene encoding Re/Si-specific NAD(P)(+) transhydrogenase subunit beta: MSNNLITVAYIAASALFILSLAGLSNQETAGKGNIYGIAGMAIAFLATAFSADVTNYTTLITAIIPAVIVGAILASRVAMTSMPELVAILHSFVGLAAVLVGVGNYLQPESGLIGAEEFIHQIEIYIGVFIGAVTFTGSIVAFGKLRAIISSKSLMLPARHFLNLGMLGATIYFGYAFLHTESGLQPLLIMTGIACLLGIHLVAAIGGADMPVVISMLNSYSGWAAAAAGFMLSNDLLIITGALVGSSGAILSYIMCKAMNRSFISVILGGFGEGSTKTTSATTQQTGEAVASNIEEVAEMLVNAKSVIITPGYGMAVAQAQHGVSEITKILKSRKVNVRFGIHPVAGRLPGHMNVLLAEANVPYDIVLEMDEINEDFPETDLVLVIGANDTVNPSALEDPNSAIAGMPVLEVWKAETCVVMKRSLATGYAGVDNPLFYKENTRMLFGDAKANVDSLLVALREKTSKGKSSTKVLVNA; encoded by the coding sequence ATGAGCAACAATTTAATTACGGTGGCTTATATTGCCGCCAGTGCCTTATTTATCCTCAGTTTAGCGGGTTTATCTAATCAGGAAACCGCTGGAAAAGGCAACATTTATGGTATCGCTGGAATGGCGATCGCATTTTTAGCTACAGCTTTTAGTGCTGATGTTACAAATTACACAACCCTGATTACTGCTATTATTCCCGCCGTGATAGTGGGCGCAATTTTAGCTAGTAGGGTAGCCATGACATCGATGCCTGAGTTAGTGGCAATCTTACATAGTTTTGTTGGTTTAGCCGCCGTTTTGGTGGGAGTGGGCAACTATTTACAACCAGAATCTGGTTTAATTGGTGCGGAGGAATTTATCCATCAAATCGAAATTTATATTGGTGTCTTCATTGGCGCTGTTACTTTCACTGGTTCGATAGTGGCTTTTGGTAAACTACGCGCTATCATTAGTTCAAAATCCCTCATGTTACCTGCTCGTCATTTCCTTAACTTGGGGATGTTAGGCGCAACTATTTATTTCGGTTATGCCTTCCTTCACACTGAATCTGGTTTACAACCCTTGTTAATCATGACAGGTATCGCTTGTTTATTGGGGATTCACCTTGTGGCTGCCATTGGTGGCGCTGATATGCCTGTAGTTATTTCCATGTTAAATAGCTACTCTGGTTGGGCTGCTGCGGCTGCTGGTTTTATGTTAAGCAATGACTTGTTAATTATTACTGGTGCGTTAGTGGGTAGTAGTGGTGCGATTCTAAGTTATATCATGTGTAAAGCCATGAATCGATCGTTCATTAGCGTTATTTTAGGCGGTTTTGGGGAAGGAAGCACAAAAACAACCTCCGCTACCACCCAACAAACGGGAGAAGCCGTTGCCTCCAATATTGAAGAAGTTGCGGAAATGTTAGTTAATGCTAAAAGCGTTATTATTACCCCCGGTTATGGTATGGCGGTAGCTCAAGCTCAACATGGAGTATCGGAAATTACTAAAATTCTTAAAAGTCGTAAAGTTAATGTGCGTTTTGGCATTCATCCCGTAGCAGGGCGTTTACCCGGTCACATGAATGTATTGTTAGCAGAAGCAAATGTACCTTATGACATCGTTTTGGAGATGGATGAAATTAATGAAGACTTCCCCGAAACCGATTTAGTGTTGGTTATCGGTGCGAATGATACTGTTAATCCTAGCGCATTAGAAGACCCCAATAGTGCCATAGCAGGAATGCCCGTATTAGAAGTATGGAAAGCAGAAACTTGTGTGGTAATGAAACGTAGTTTAGCCACAGGTTACGCAGGAGTAGATAACCCCTTATTCTATAAAGAAAATACTCGAATGCTTTTCGGTGATGCTAAAGCCAATGTTGATTCTTTATTAGTGGCATTGAGAGAGAAAACCAGTAAAGGTAAATCTAGTACAAAAGTTTTAGTTAATGCTTAA
- a CDS encoding glucosyltransferase domain-containing protein, with product MKLLILTKQEIKAFLWILGISLFSLISLFQANTLYLDDYWRLVDGNMGWDFNARPLATIIITLLQLGKPFTDISPLPQVLGIAFFSIGIIYLARIFEIRNQVLLVLIGVITILNPYNLSMYAFVLDSLTMNLAILSGILSLYLAIYTRENLKITYHLVIGYSLSILLLIVVLCFYQTSLSFYFVGFIFYLLTKLCQTKDYQKSIINCLIFGNILLSSMILYIPIKNQYKLDEYTLKSSQLPTFNNLPQTIINNILSSWNLTKFHLGTSTIIWLLYLLGFFVIFTIIFKCLFDKTKDTLLKNKLISFALAIFYYLIIITSFIFPSYILLNPPLHTRIFLGFTAIVCFSCFFLVQLLSNFNIKYFNLLLIFYFSLIALSFINISLTFGNVTHQQNLYEERIGMSILRDIENLSNDYSLPLDKAKISFVNSEKVFTLKPNNLVQKSLEKYPIIQPLAYQYLSSDNFGITKLKTFGIEIESLPKEDFYSDDKDYYQPLKPPVLKRQLYNIYLENNNVFVITFNE from the coding sequence ATGAAATTATTAATATTAACAAAACAAGAAATAAAAGCTTTTCTGTGGATATTAGGAATATCTCTTTTTAGTTTAATCAGCTTATTTCAAGCTAACACATTATATTTAGATGATTATTGGCGATTAGTCGATGGTAATATGGGATGGGATTTTAATGCTCGTCCTTTAGCGACTATAATCATTACACTTTTACAATTAGGTAAACCTTTTACGGATATTTCTCCTCTTCCTCAAGTATTAGGTATAGCTTTTTTTTCGATAGGAATTATTTATTTAGCCAGAATATTTGAGATAAGAAACCAAGTTTTATTAGTTTTAATTGGTGTTATCACTATTCTTAATCCTTATAATCTTTCTATGTATGCTTTTGTGCTGGATTCTTTAACTATGAATTTAGCGATTTTATCTGGAATACTTAGTTTATATTTAGCAATTTATACCAGAGAAAATCTTAAAATTACTTATCATTTAGTAATAGGTTATTCTTTAAGTATTTTATTATTAATAGTCGTCTTATGTTTTTATCAAACTAGCTTATCTTTTTATTTTGTAGGGTTTATTTTCTATTTATTAACTAAATTATGTCAAACAAAAGATTATCAAAAATCCATTATTAATTGTTTGATATTTGGGAATATTTTGTTATCGTCAATGATTTTATATATACCAATAAAAAATCAGTATAAACTAGATGAATATACCTTAAAAAGTTCTCAATTACCCACATTTAATAACTTACCTCAAACAATAATTAATAATATACTTAGCTCTTGGAATTTAACCAAATTTCATTTGGGAACAAGCACAATAATATGGTTACTATATTTATTAGGATTTTTTGTCATTTTTACGATTATTTTTAAATGTTTATTCGACAAAACAAAAGATACACTATTAAAGAATAAATTAATCAGTTTTGCATTAGCTATTTTCTACTATTTGATTATAATAACATCGTTTATTTTTCCTAGTTATATTCTTCTTAATCCACCTTTGCATACTAGAATTTTTTTAGGATTTACAGCTATTGTCTGTTTTTCTTGTTTCTTTTTAGTACAATTATTATCTAATTTTAATATTAAGTATTTTAATCTTTTGCTAATATTTTATTTCTCTTTAATAGCTTTGTCATTTATCAATATAAGTTTAACTTTTGGAAATGTTACTCATCAACAAAATCTGTATGAAGAAAGAATAGGAATGTCAATTTTAAGAGATATAGAAAATTTAAGTAATGACTATTCACTACCTTTAGATAAAGCCAAAATTTCATTTGTTAATTCTGAAAAAGTTTTCACATTAAAACCAAATAATTTAGTACAAAAATCTTTAGAAAAATATCCTATTATTCAACCTCTTGCTTATCAATACTTATCATCTGATAATTTTGGTATAACTAAACTAAAAACTTTTGGAATAGAAATTGAATCTTTACCGAAAGAAGATTTTTATTCAGATGATAAAGATTATTATCAACCTCTTAAACCACCGGTTTTAAAACGTCAGTTATATAATATTTATTTAGAAAATAACAATGTGTTTGTGATTACCTTCAATGAATAA
- a CDS encoding DUF6439 family protein — protein MSLNVESKSVTTDMSNLELAQLLAEKMTISSYDWHRLKNNRKAQALQQLTASLVYLLNDEPEEALERINQAQGWLDRTIKPLPCPTHGH, from the coding sequence ATGAGTTTAAATGTAGAATCAAAATCTGTAACGACAGACATGAGTAATTTGGAATTAGCACAATTATTGGCAGAAAAAATGACCATTAGCTCCTATGATTGGCATAGACTGAAAAATAATCGCAAGGCTCAAGCATTACAACAATTAACGGCTAGTTTAGTCTATTTACTCAATGATGAACCAGAAGAAGCATTAGAAAGAATTAATCAAGCTCAAGGTTGGCTCGATCGTACCATAAAACCGTTACCTTGCCCTACCCATGGTCATTAA